The Haloprofundus salinisoli genome includes a region encoding these proteins:
- a CDS encoding Gfo/Idh/MocA family protein: MTLSVGFVGAGGIASVHLETLDDALETGLTDRNGGSLDVELTAVADVDETRAREAAVPRDAEAYTDGVELIESESLDALVVAVPPFAHGEYERTAAEYSIDLFVEKPVDLTVDAARETARRVADSGILAQVGYVCRYAGITERALELLNGRRIGHIDSTYWVPAPDTGWWYERARSGGQIVEQSTHVYDLHRYLAGEVTSATGSGTDGLLVDAVDFQDATSVTLDHESGAVSHVSSTCGSPDSRFEVRIAAEDAYLELDYFGYTLSGTVDGEPVRYEADGDWYRREFEAFLRAAAGRDGVRTDTSERVDVRSTFDDAVETLELTLAAREAAETGERVPLS; this comes from the coding sequence GTGACACTCTCAGTCGGATTCGTCGGCGCGGGAGGCATCGCTTCGGTTCACTTAGAAACGCTCGACGATGCGTTGGAAACGGGACTGACGGACCGTAACGGCGGCTCGCTCGACGTGGAACTGACCGCGGTCGCCGACGTGGACGAGACGCGAGCGCGGGAGGCGGCGGTCCCCCGCGACGCCGAGGCGTACACTGACGGGGTCGAACTCATCGAGTCGGAGTCGCTCGACGCGCTCGTCGTCGCCGTCCCGCCGTTCGCCCACGGCGAGTACGAGCGGACGGCGGCGGAGTACAGTATCGACCTGTTCGTCGAGAAACCGGTCGATTTGACGGTCGACGCGGCGCGGGAGACGGCCCGGCGCGTCGCCGATTCCGGAATTCTCGCACAGGTCGGCTACGTCTGCCGGTACGCGGGGATAACGGAGCGCGCGCTGGAGTTGCTCAACGGACGCCGCATCGGCCACATCGACAGCACCTACTGGGTCCCCGCCCCCGATACGGGGTGGTGGTACGAACGAGCCCGGTCGGGCGGTCAGATCGTCGAACAGTCGACGCACGTCTACGACCTACACCGGTACCTCGCGGGAGAGGTGACGTCCGCGACGGGGAGCGGAACGGACGGATTGCTCGTCGACGCCGTCGATTTTCAGGACGCAACGTCGGTGACGCTCGACCACGAGTCGGGGGCCGTCTCGCACGTCTCCTCGACGTGCGGTTCGCCCGACTCCCGCTTCGAGGTCCGTATCGCCGCCGAGGACGCGTATCTCGAACTCGACTACTTCGGCTATACGCTCTCGGGCACCGTCGATGGCGAACCCGTCCGTTACGAGGCCGACGGCGACTGGTACCGCCGCGAGTTCGAGGCGTTCCTGCGTGCGGCGGCCGGACGCGACGGGGTTCGGACGGATACGTCGGAGCGCGTCGACGTTCGTTCGACGTTCGACGACGCCGTGGAGACGCTCGAACTGACGCTCGCGGCGCGCGAGGCCGCAGAAACGGGCGAAAGAGTCCCGCTCAGCTAG
- a CDS encoding creatininase family protein encodes MTFGPGPFDGDADLDGTAEVAFAARTAPEIRAVGERDGSVLVLPVGSVEQHGDHLPVATDSILASAVAAAGAAAVVDDVPVLVAPTFWTGYSPHHRAFGGTLTGEFDTLLDLLGTVADAALDNGFDALLLLNGHGGNRALVDAAVTVVGRAHPDAESLGLTYFDLAAPFADEIRESDTGGMAHGGEFETSLMQYLRPELVREDAPATYWVEPYDLAGNDLLEGGPLSVYRPFEAYSESGAIGDPSLADADKGERFFDGIRAELAALLLDVHERNAV; translated from the coding sequence ATGACGTTCGGACCGGGGCCGTTCGACGGCGACGCCGACCTTGACGGGACTGCGGAGGTCGCGTTCGCGGCGCGCACCGCCCCCGAGATACGCGCTGTCGGGGAGAGAGACGGGTCGGTGCTCGTCCTCCCGGTCGGGAGCGTCGAACAACATGGCGACCACCTCCCGGTCGCGACGGATTCGATTCTCGCCTCAGCGGTCGCCGCCGCGGGAGCGGCGGCGGTGGTCGACGACGTGCCGGTGCTGGTCGCGCCGACGTTCTGGACCGGGTACTCGCCGCACCACCGCGCGTTCGGCGGGACGCTCACCGGCGAGTTCGACACGCTGCTCGACCTGCTCGGTACCGTCGCCGACGCCGCGTTGGACAACGGATTCGACGCACTGTTGCTGCTCAACGGCCACGGTGGCAACCGAGCGCTCGTCGACGCCGCGGTCACCGTCGTCGGCCGCGCCCACCCCGACGCCGAGTCGCTCGGTCTCACGTACTTCGACCTCGCCGCACCCTTCGCCGACGAGATTCGCGAGAGCGACACCGGCGGGATGGCCCACGGGGGCGAGTTCGAGACATCGCTGATGCAGTATCTCCGTCCCGAACTCGTCCGCGAGGACGCGCCCGCGACGTACTGGGTGGAGCCGTACGACCTCGCCGGTAACGACCTGCTCGAAGGCGGCCCACTGTCGGTGTACCGGCCGTTCGAGGCGTACTCCGAGAGCGGCGCTATCGGCGACCCGTCGCTGGCCGACGCCGACAAGGGCGAACGGTTCTTCGACGGTATCCGTGCGGAACTCGCGGCGCTGCTCCTCGACGTTCACGAGCGAAACGCGGTCTGA
- a CDS encoding MFS transporter: MNDRSYFKSFYFLYFAAWSGFVVFRNAYFEDIGLTGVEMGTVGFLLRTAGILALPAWGLLSDRFSAQKRILLVSVVGAGALGLSYPPVAAVFPLVAAVTVGFAAFRAPIRPVANAMLLSAGLSYGSVRAYGSIAFGIAAVAAGVASTRLGSVVVFYAFGAGMAVLALVLLRMPVDRRPPTESVGLRAASLVRDRNFATLLVAAFLMGTLFPAGSAYLSVYVRSLGGSDALTGLSVAAKTLGEAVVFLAAAHFTASYRRLLIAGAGCHVVTFAAYASAPVPSLVVALQLLLGVGYAAFMLAAVNLAHELAPVSIGSTAQTFLTGFGFAAGSGVGELASGHLIDLVGVQSMYAYVAAVGLVVIAASGLLDGSLGADGLLPSDE, encoded by the coding sequence ATGAACGACCGAAGCTACTTCAAGTCGTTTTACTTCCTCTACTTCGCGGCGTGGAGCGGATTCGTCGTGTTTCGCAACGCGTACTTCGAGGATATCGGGTTGACCGGCGTGGAGATGGGGACCGTCGGCTTTCTCCTTCGGACGGCCGGCATCCTCGCGCTGCCCGCGTGGGGGCTGTTGAGCGACCGATTCAGTGCCCAGAAGCGAATTCTCCTCGTGAGCGTCGTCGGCGCGGGTGCACTGGGGCTATCGTATCCGCCGGTCGCGGCGGTGTTTCCGCTCGTCGCGGCCGTCACGGTTGGCTTCGCGGCGTTCCGTGCCCCGATTCGGCCGGTGGCGAACGCCATGTTACTCTCCGCGGGGCTGTCGTACGGCAGCGTCCGCGCGTATGGCAGCATCGCTTTCGGCATCGCCGCGGTGGCCGCCGGCGTCGCCAGCACGCGTCTCGGCTCCGTCGTCGTGTTCTACGCGTTCGGCGCCGGCATGGCGGTGCTCGCGCTCGTCCTCCTCCGGATGCCGGTCGACCGCCGACCGCCGACCGAGAGCGTCGGCCTCCGCGCGGCGTCGCTCGTGAGAGACCGTAACTTCGCCACTCTATTGGTCGCGGCGTTTCTGATGGGGACGCTGTTCCCCGCCGGGAGCGCGTACCTCTCCGTCTACGTCCGCAGTCTCGGCGGGAGCGACGCGCTCACCGGTCTCTCCGTCGCCGCCAAGACGCTCGGCGAGGCGGTCGTCTTCCTCGCCGCGGCGCATTTCACCGCGTCGTACCGCCGGCTCTTGATTGCGGGCGCGGGTTGTCACGTCGTCACGTTCGCAGCGTACGCCTCGGCGCCCGTGCCCTCCCTCGTCGTCGCCCTCCAACTGCTCCTCGGCGTCGGCTACGCGGCGTTTATGCTCGCGGCGGTGAACCTCGCTCACGAACTCGCGCCCGTCTCCATCGGTTCGACCGCGCAGACGTTTCTCACCGGGTTCGGCTTCGCCGCGGGGTCCGGCGTCGGCGAGCTCGCGTCCGGACACCTCATCGACCTCGTCGGGGTCCAGTCGATGTACGCGTACGTGGCCGCCGTCGGACTCGTCGTCATCGCCGCCAGCGGACTCCTCGACGGCTCGCTCGGGGCCGACGGGCTGCTACCGTCCGACGAGTGA
- a CDS encoding carbohydrate ABC transporter permease yields the protein MTLSTDELQFDDDRPSVEYEGSWYDTFAKVVAHVILLTASAIMTIPFIWAFFTSLKPENEIFTTIKQIIPSDPTFVNYVNVWMQNPLDRWILNSLILAVGVVFFTLLLDTLAGYALAKGDFRGKSLVYTLVIGTLVIPPQVVLVPLYLEMNAINWSNTYWAIMVLYIANPFGTFMMRQFFLGVPDSLIEAARMDGCSTFQIYTRIMLPLAKPALSSLGVFTFIFVWGAFLWPLVILNDSAMYPLQVGIGLLTGRYGSQWGQLLAAVILAALPVLAAYLLAQRTFMEGIALTGGKG from the coding sequence ATGACGTTGAGTACTGACGAGCTCCAGTTCGACGACGACCGCCCGAGCGTCGAGTACGAGGGATCGTGGTACGACACGTTTGCGAAAGTCGTCGCCCACGTCATCCTGCTCACCGCGAGCGCCATCATGACGATTCCGTTCATCTGGGCGTTCTTCACATCTCTCAAGCCCGAGAATGAAATATTCACCACAATCAAGCAGATAATCCCCTCGGACCCGACGTTCGTCAACTACGTCAACGTCTGGATGCAGAACCCGCTCGACCGCTGGATACTCAACAGCCTCATCCTCGCGGTCGGCGTCGTGTTCTTCACGCTGCTGTTGGACACGCTGGCGGGCTACGCGCTCGCAAAGGGCGACTTCAGAGGCAAGTCGCTGGTGTACACGCTCGTCATCGGGACGCTCGTCATCCCACCACAGGTGGTGCTCGTACCGCTATATCTGGAGATGAACGCCATCAACTGGTCGAACACGTACTGGGCTATCATGGTGCTGTACATCGCCAACCCGTTCGGGACGTTCATGATGCGCCAGTTCTTCCTCGGCGTGCCCGATTCGCTCATCGAGGCCGCGAGGATGGACGGCTGTAGCACGTTCCAGATCTACACGCGTATCATGCTGCCGCTGGCGAAGCCGGCGCTGTCGTCGCTCGGCGTGTTCACGTTTATCTTCGTCTGGGGGGCGTTCCTCTGGCCGCTGGTCATCCTCAACGACTCGGCGATGTACCCCCTCCAGGTCGGCATCGGCCTGCTCACCGGGCGGTACGGTTCGCAGTGGGGACAGCTGCTGGCGGCGGTCATCCTCGCCGCGCTGCCCGTCCTCGCGGCGTATCTTCTCGCCCAGCGGACGTTCATGGAGGGCATCGCGCTCACGGGAGGGAAAGGGTAG
- a CDS encoding M81 family metallopeptidase, translated as MRIAVGAVSHETNTFAEGTTGIETFSTATGDELLETDTVGRSLGGIVETLEAESEADDIEILPTIGASALPAPTVEREAFEWMKRELLDRLDGEPVDGVCLDLHGSMFVEGEPDPEGALLAAVRECVGPDVPITAALDMHATITERMVDSLDGVAGYRTAPHTDVAETGVRAVNLLLDALRGEKALALGWRRLPMLLAGEQSESEAEPMRTLVDRLREADRAEGVYDANYFLGFPWADNPHAGCHALVTGDDSAAAVVDETATDLARAFWQRRDEFDFTTEAHSPTAALDEAAATDTCPVVVADTGDIPGAGAGENTTNLLAEILDRDDLGTPVVAVVADDESYETCRAAGEGATVSLELGRRYPDGEPLEVPEARIERLDSDGEFDGDAGVGTALVSLDGADVVVAEHRTNAHRDPAFLRRLGVDPDARQLVALKSGYLSPAWKAVAARRLFALTAGETNQRLAELPYERVPRPIYPLDEDASWSA; from the coding sequence ATGCGAATCGCAGTTGGCGCGGTGAGCCACGAGACCAACACGTTCGCGGAGGGGACGACCGGCATCGAGACGTTCTCGACCGCCACCGGCGACGAGCTACTGGAGACCGATACGGTCGGGCGCTCGCTCGGCGGCATCGTCGAGACGCTCGAAGCCGAAAGCGAAGCCGATGACATCGAGATACTGCCGACGATCGGCGCGAGCGCGCTCCCAGCCCCGACCGTCGAGCGGGAGGCGTTCGAGTGGATGAAACGGGAGCTACTCGACCGACTCGACGGCGAACCCGTCGATGGGGTCTGTCTCGACCTCCACGGTTCGATGTTCGTCGAGGGGGAACCCGACCCCGAGGGAGCGCTTCTTGCGGCGGTCCGCGAGTGCGTCGGCCCCGACGTACCGATAACCGCGGCGCTCGACATGCACGCAACGATAACCGAGCGGATGGTCGACTCACTCGACGGCGTCGCGGGCTACCGAACCGCCCCGCACACCGACGTGGCGGAGACGGGTGTCCGGGCGGTGAATCTGCTGCTCGACGCCCTCCGCGGAGAGAAGGCGCTCGCGCTCGGTTGGCGGCGACTCCCGATGCTCCTGGCCGGCGAGCAGTCGGAGTCGGAGGCCGAACCGATGCGCACGCTCGTCGACCGACTCCGCGAGGCGGACCGGGCCGAAGGTGTCTACGACGCCAACTACTTTCTGGGTTTTCCGTGGGCCGACAACCCCCACGCGGGCTGTCACGCGCTGGTGACCGGCGACGACTCGGCAGCGGCCGTCGTCGACGAGACGGCGACCGACCTCGCGCGGGCGTTCTGGCAGCGACGCGATGAGTTCGACTTCACGACCGAAGCCCACTCGCCGACGGCGGCGCTGGACGAGGCCGCCGCGACTGACACTTGCCCCGTCGTCGTGGCGGACACGGGCGACATCCCCGGCGCGGGCGCGGGCGAGAATACGACGAACCTCCTCGCCGAGATACTCGACCGAGACGACCTCGGGACGCCGGTCGTCGCCGTCGTTGCGGACGACGAGAGCTACGAGACGTGTCGCGCCGCGGGCGAAGGAGCGACCGTCTCGCTCGAACTCGGCCGCCGGTATCCGGACGGGGAGCCGTTGGAGGTTCCCGAGGCTCGAATCGAGCGCCTCGATTCCGACGGCGAGTTCGACGGCGACGCCGGCGTCGGAACCGCGCTCGTGTCGCTCGACGGCGCGGACGTCGTCGTCGCCGAGCACCGGACGAACGCCCACCGCGACCCGGCGTTCCTGCGGCGACTCGGCGTCGACCCGGACGCACGCCAGTTGGTCGCACTGAAGAGCGGCTACCTGAGCCCCGCCTGGAAAGCGGTCGCCGCGAGGCGACTGTTCGCGCTGACAGCCGGCGAGACGAACCAGCGGCTCGCCGAGCTGCCGTACGAGCGCGTGCCGCGCCCCATCTATCCGCTCGACGAGGACGCGTCGTGGTCGGCGTGA
- a CDS encoding carbohydrate ABC transporter permease, which produces MAQSQGLQRIRRRFGGYVSDFDVSDSDTDLSWYALVLPKAILFAAILLIPFIGAFYISLHEWAPLAQEHPFVGLDNYVRLFNDPIFWNAIINTAGYSFALLVFDVPIALGLALLLNMNLRGTKFYSGAIFLPVVTSWVVVSLIWTWLYNPEYGLLNAILGGIGLPQLSWLQSSSTALASIALMSVWKHIGFNMVIFLAGLKGIPDDYYEAAIVDGANRWERFRYITLPLLKPTTFFVFIVTLIFSFRVYTQVYVMTQGGPVRSTYTIVYYFWQAGFQQFEMGYASAIAVVLFLIVFGLSIVQQRTWGDDVEY; this is translated from the coding sequence ATGGCGCAGTCACAAGGGCTACAGCGCATTCGTCGTCGCTTCGGCGGATACGTCTCCGACTTCGACGTCAGCGACTCCGACACCGACCTCTCGTGGTACGCCCTCGTCTTACCGAAGGCCATTCTCTTCGCGGCGATACTCCTGATTCCGTTCATCGGCGCGTTCTACATCAGCCTCCACGAGTGGGCGCCGTTGGCGCAGGAGCATCCGTTCGTCGGCCTCGACAACTACGTGCGGCTGTTCAACGACCCCATCTTCTGGAACGCCATCATCAACACCGCGGGGTACAGCTTCGCGCTGCTCGTCTTCGACGTGCCCATCGCGTTGGGGCTGGCGCTGCTGTTGAACATGAATCTCCGCGGGACGAAGTTCTACTCAGGGGCCATCTTCCTTCCCGTCGTGACCTCCTGGGTCGTCGTCTCGCTCATCTGGACGTGGCTCTACAACCCCGAGTACGGGCTGTTGAACGCCATACTGGGTGGTATCGGACTGCCACAGCTATCGTGGCTCCAGAGTTCGAGCACGGCCCTGGCGTCCATCGCTCTGATGAGCGTCTGGAAGCACATCGGATTCAACATGGTCATCTTCCTGGCCGGGTTGAAAGGAATCCCGGACGACTACTACGAGGCGGCCATCGTCGACGGTGCGAACCGCTGGGAGCGGTTCCGCTACATCACGCTGCCGCTTCTGAAGCCGACGACCTTCTTCGTGTTTATCGTGACGCTCATCTTCTCGTTCCGCGTCTACACGCAGGTGTACGTGATGACGCAGGGCGGGCCGGTGCGGTCGACGTACACTATCGTCTACTACTTCTGGCAAGCCGGCTTCCAGCAGTTCGAGATGGGGTACGCCAGCGCGATCGCCGTCGTGCTGTTCCTCATCGTCTTCGGGCTGAGTATCGTCCAGCAGCGGACGTGGGGTGATGACGTTGAGTACTGA
- a CDS encoding ABC transporter ATP-binding protein, with translation MGKLDIRNLRKVFADGDGSIVAVDDLNIDVEDGEFLIFVGPSGCGKSTTLRCIAGLETTTEGKILLNGDDITHRPPTERDIAMVFQNYALYPHMSARKNIGFGLKMSTDMSKDEIERRVQETAEMMGIEELLDKKPGELSGGQQQRVALGRAIVREPEVFLMDEPLSNLDAKLRTTMRTELQNLQQNLGITTIYVTHDQTEAMTMGDRIAILDGGELQQLGTPLECYYEPANRFVAGFIGSPSMNFFDVEYVDGALVHDAFRYELSQATRDELTGRNGPMTLGIRPESIELADESDPSSIPVPVSVTEPMGEMTYVYVDIGDERYTVTLDGERVVEPGTTLDIVIPEEKMHLFDADTGETIKSRNVSTATNVDVNARA, from the coding sequence ATGGGTAAGCTAGACATCCGCAACCTCCGGAAAGTGTTCGCGGACGGAGACGGGTCGATCGTCGCGGTCGACGACCTGAACATCGACGTCGAAGACGGCGAGTTCCTCATCTTCGTCGGCCCGTCCGGCTGTGGCAAATCGACGACACTCCGCTGCATCGCCGGACTGGAGACGACGACGGAGGGGAAGATACTCCTGAACGGCGACGACATCACGCACCGACCGCCGACCGAGCGCGACATCGCGATGGTGTTTCAGAACTACGCGCTCTACCCGCACATGTCCGCCCGGAAGAACATCGGATTCGGACTGAAGATGTCGACGGACATGTCGAAAGACGAGATCGAGCGTCGAGTCCAGGAGACAGCGGAGATGATGGGCATCGAAGAACTACTCGACAAGAAGCCGGGCGAACTCTCCGGCGGGCAGCAGCAGCGCGTCGCGCTCGGCCGCGCTATCGTCCGCGAACCCGAGGTGTTCTTGATGGACGAGCCGCTGTCGAATCTGGACGCGAAACTCCGGACGACGATGCGGACAGAGCTACAGAACCTCCAGCAGAACCTCGGAATCACCACCATCTACGTCACGCACGACCAGACGGAGGCAATGACGATGGGCGACCGCATCGCCATTCTCGACGGGGGTGAGCTCCAGCAGCTCGGCACCCCGCTGGAGTGTTACTACGAACCCGCAAACCGGTTCGTCGCGGGCTTCATCGGCTCGCCGTCGATGAACTTCTTCGACGTGGAGTACGTCGACGGCGCGCTCGTCCACGATGCGTTCCGGTACGAACTCTCGCAGGCGACCCGCGACGAGCTTACTGGGCGCAACGGACCGATGACGCTCGGTATCCGCCCCGAAAGCATCGAACTCGCAGACGAGAGCGATCCGAGCTCGATTCCGGTCCCGGTTTCGGTCACGGAACCGATGGGCGAGATGACGTACGTCTACGTCGACATCGGGGACGAGCGGTACACGGTGACGCTCGACGGCGAGCGGGTGGTCGAACCGGGGACGACACTCGACATAGTCATCCCCGAGGAGAAGATGCACCTGTTCGACGCCGACACCGGCGAGACGATCAAGTCACGGAACGTCTCCACCGCGACGAACGTCGACGTCAACGCTCGCGCCTGA
- a CDS encoding mandelate racemase/muconate lactonizing enzyme family protein, giving the protein MEIVGLQAYAVDVPLVPFEDGGVAPYVTNHNSLDSMTRVLVRVDTDEGVSGWGEMRVFLTPEATVSVLEDGIEPFVVGRSPFEVETFRRQVFLEYANADLFFAPVEVACWDIVGKVLDRPVYELLGGWTAPGQTETRHREHQDEYASGRDGGTVDVAYCLGILPPEESAERAVEVRDAGYSVLKTKAGRDWRDDVERVRAMHDAVDGDLLFRLDPNQGWTVDEAVRVGATLADAGVYLQYLEQPIRVDSHRRLASLQARTRQPIAPNEDTYAPHNLRRLVEAGAMDVAVLDLTPAGGLSGLRQQVAIVEDAGIPATHHCAFDLGIRTAAILHAVYGLPGLTLPPDSVYYGWEADVIREPFEIADGALTVSQSPGLGVDVDESLVEEYRVA; this is encoded by the coding sequence ATGGAGATAGTCGGACTGCAAGCGTACGCCGTAGACGTTCCGCTCGTTCCCTTCGAGGACGGCGGCGTCGCGCCGTACGTGACGAACCACAACTCCCTCGACAGCATGACCCGCGTGCTCGTCCGCGTCGACACCGACGAGGGCGTCTCCGGGTGGGGCGAGATGCGCGTGTTCCTGACGCCGGAGGCGACCGTCTCGGTGCTCGAAGACGGCATCGAACCGTTCGTCGTCGGGCGCTCGCCGTTCGAGGTCGAGACGTTCCGCCGGCAAGTGTTCCTCGAGTACGCCAACGCCGACCTGTTCTTCGCGCCCGTCGAAGTCGCCTGCTGGGACATCGTCGGGAAGGTACTCGACAGACCGGTGTACGAACTGCTCGGCGGGTGGACCGCACCCGGGCAGACCGAGACGCGACACCGCGAACACCAAGACGAGTACGCGTCCGGGCGCGACGGCGGCACGGTCGACGTAGCCTACTGTCTCGGCATCCTCCCGCCTGAAGAGTCCGCCGAGCGCGCCGTCGAGGTCCGGGACGCCGGTTACTCGGTGCTGAAGACGAAAGCCGGCCGCGACTGGCGCGACGACGTCGAGCGCGTGCGAGCGATGCACGACGCCGTCGACGGCGACCTCCTGTTTCGCCTCGACCCGAACCAGGGCTGGACCGTCGACGAGGCCGTCCGCGTCGGGGCGACGCTCGCCGACGCCGGCGTCTACCTCCAGTACCTCGAACAACCGATTCGCGTCGACAGCCACCGACGGCTCGCGTCGCTGCAGGCACGCACGCGACAGCCTATCGCGCCGAACGAGGACACCTACGCGCCGCACAATCTCCGACGTCTCGTCGAAGCCGGGGCGATGGACGTCGCCGTCCTCGATCTGACGCCCGCCGGCGGGCTCTCCGGGCTCAGACAACAGGTCGCTATCGTCGAGGACGCCGGGATTCCGGCGACGCACCACTGCGCGTTCGATCTCGGCATCCGAACGGCCGCGATTCTCCACGCGGTGTACGGCCTGCCGGGACTGACGCTCCCGCCAGACTCGGTGTACTACGGCTGGGAAGCCGACGTGATTCGTGAGCCGTTCGAGATAGCCGACGGCGCGCTGACCGTGTCGCAGTCGCCGGGGTTGGGCGTCGACGTCGACGAGAGCCTCGTCGAGGAGTACCGCGTCGCATGA
- a CDS encoding extracellular solute-binding protein has translation MSNRNLTRRQILALTGSVGAASLAGCSSGGTGGDNGSGGGNGSGGNGGDGGGESSATFWAWNDPGLAPIRKEQAAQIAEQSDKISDASWEYYPFENYLAKATTAIPAGNAPDSLALSVLWVPRFADQGVALNLEENGFNPDDYVSAARSNASYDGTLWAVPWYADCRLVAINTAMFEEAGLEVPDPTHRPSWEEFASWIDALGGSGTAGFSMSAGEGFDCFALSNGSGYLNEDGTEAIINNDAALEAANYLQPKIVDDGTVLARNPGGTDAIEDLLAGEAAMCFAGSWMYPRLRDSGLDWQFIPYPSGPQIDTSHTWSAGVFYSIPSRGGASQEIGLEWLNYINSMEVQRSVTKSMGGFPGRKDAYETDEFNQFIQDNPKLEPVAQEMENTVPFPSHPEVSKMWDTVHTQAQSMWQGADPQQALDKAAQDINALL, from the coding sequence ATGAGCAACAGAAATCTCACCCGGCGTCAGATTCTCGCACTGACCGGTTCGGTCGGTGCGGCGAGTCTAGCCGGTTGTTCGAGCGGCGGTACTGGTGGCGATAACGGCTCCGGCGGCGGTAACGGCTCCGGCGGCAACGGCGGAGACGGCGGTGGCGAGAGCTCGGCGACGTTCTGGGCGTGGAACGACCCAGGGCTCGCGCCGATTCGCAAGGAACAGGCCGCCCAAATCGCGGAGCAAAGCGACAAAATCTCTGACGCCAGCTGGGAGTACTATCCCTTCGAGAACTATCTGGCGAAGGCCACGACCGCCATTCCGGCGGGGAACGCGCCGGACAGCTTGGCGCTGTCGGTGCTCTGGGTGCCGCGCTTCGCGGACCAGGGCGTTGCGCTGAACCTCGAAGAGAACGGATTCAACCCCGACGACTACGTCTCGGCGGCGCGCAGCAACGCCAGCTACGACGGGACGCTGTGGGCGGTGCCGTGGTACGCGGACTGCCGCCTCGTCGCCATCAACACGGCGATGTTCGAGGAGGCGGGGCTGGAGGTCCCCGACCCAACGCACCGCCCCAGTTGGGAAGAGTTCGCGTCGTGGATCGACGCGCTCGGCGGGTCGGGGACGGCCGGATTCTCGATGTCGGCGGGCGAGGGGTTCGACTGTTTCGCGCTCTCGAACGGAAGCGGCTACCTCAACGAAGACGGCACCGAGGCGATAATCAACAACGACGCCGCCCTCGAGGCGGCAAACTATCTGCAACCGAAAATCGTCGACGACGGGACGGTCCTCGCGCGCAACCCCGGCGGCACGGACGCCATCGAGGATCTCCTCGCCGGGGAGGCGGCGATGTGTTTCGCCGGGTCGTGGATGTACCCGCGCCTGCGCGACAGCGGTCTCGACTGGCAGTTCATCCCGTACCCGAGCGGCCCGCAGATAGACACGAGTCACACGTGGAGCGCGGGCGTCTTCTACTCCATCCCGAGTCGCGGCGGCGCGAGTCAGGAGATCGGACTTGAGTGGCTGAACTACATCAACTCGATGGAAGTCCAACGGAGTGTGACGAAATCGATGGGCGGATTCCCCGGGCGAAAGGACGCCTACGAGACCGACGAGTTCAACCAATTCATCCAAGACAACCCGAAACTGGAACCGGTCGCCCAGGAGATGGAGAACACGGTCCCGTTCCCGAGCCACCCGGAGGTGTCGAAGATGTGGGACACCGTCCACACGCAGGCGCAGTCGATGTGGCAGGGAGCTGATCCGCAACAGGCGCTCGACAAAGCCGCCCAGGACATCAACGCGCTGCTCTAA